In Nitrospirota bacterium, a single window of DNA contains:
- a CDS encoding Lrp/AsnC ligand binding domain-containing protein — translation MATKAYILIKVKAGRTKDVLQVLKRLPGVEQAHSCFGRPDIIVFISVTDERALSDVVITKIHQIEGVEETDTHIVADA, via the coding sequence ATGGCCACGAAAGCGTATATCCTAATCAAGGTCAAAGCAGGACGAACGAAAGATGTGCTCCAGGTACTCAAACGCCTTCCCGGCGTCGAGCAAGCCCATTCCTGCTTCGGACGGCCTGACATCATTGTATTCATCAGCGTCACGGATGAACGAGCCCTCTCGGATGTCGTGATCACAAAGATTCATCAAATCGAGGGAGTAGAAGAAACCGATACGCACATCGTCGCCGATGCCTAA